Within the Osmerus mordax isolate fOsmMor3 chromosome 21, fOsmMor3.pri, whole genome shotgun sequence genome, the region AAGCAGAATCACTAGTTTTTTTCCAAAGAATGAATGAtacccatgaaataaataaatacatttggtaAACAAAGAATGTTTCAATTGCCAAAATCAATTGGCTGTGTGCTGAATGATTTTCTTCTTGACAAGTTTACAGGAATGAAATGACTATTCTAAGAACTGGCAAACTTTGTGTTTGATGCTGTGTTGCttaaacagggggggggggggggggggggggggtagtgtacCGGTAGTACCACCTGCGGTAGACATCTTGTAGTTCGGTGACAGCCAGATAATGTAGATCTCCTGATGTGGTGTTTCCCGACATCACCACTAGATGGCGGTAAGTTACTGGCCACAGCGCAGTCGACGAAGTGCCCGTACCAGGGGCGTAGGTTTCGCGTGTgtttcactttttgaaaacggCAAAACTGTCTCCCCCACCGACACCACACACTTTTTATTAAGCACATTATATTTAACGGCCCCACCCTCAGTAAAAtaagaaaagtaaaaaaaaaaaactgtcccaaccacatttgaaaacaaatgttCGCCCCTGTACTGACGAAGGAAGCACTGGTGCATGATGTTCCATAACGTAGCCTACAATATTGAGAGCAAATCAGCTTTTTCAGCTTTATTTTGTTTGTGCTTTTTATCTATTTAATTTTACCACTGCTGATGTAGAATAAAAAGAGATGCTTGCAATAAAAGCAATTTAGCCATTAGGCCATCAATCCAGATGGCCCTGGTGTACCTCCACATGTTTTTTGTAGAACTTCCATCTCTATATTTAGCGTCTGTTTTGTCATCTCATTCATCCAGGTCTGGAACTGGCCTGCATTCttaacccccctttctcactcaaACAAGGAgaggtatgcacacacacactctcacacacacacactctcttccctCACACCCAGCGAATGGCCCAACCCTGGGATCTAAATAACTTTCATTTTttcagagagaggaaagacaaagAGTGTGTGGTGACATTTGAGGACTCGGATCCTCCGGGCCACATGGCAGAGAGTCTGGgaacgctgacacacacacacactcgcacatgtgtgtgtgactcagtgTGGTACAGCAGCACAGCCAGTCAGAACACATCTTCACTAACACCAGAGCAGGACTGGACCGATGACCGATACTAAGGGATACCAGTAACTCTTCTTCCTGTTCTCAgaaacttttatccaaagggatTTTAACCTGGGACCTTTCGTTCGGGACTCAAATGCTCCACGACCGAGCTGTACACATGAAGATTATCAACAAATAATCATGGATGTTAACAGATGTGTATCAACGTTAATGGACGTTTTCTCAATCACGAAACACCACAACCGAAACACCACAACCGAAACACACGTCTCTGTCCGCACGCTGCTTCGTAACGGAGCTCCCTTGGCCACAGTTCGATCAGAGTGACGGGACACGTGAGAGGGGACGAGTCCATGTGCTCTGGAATTTAACTCCAAGGTAACGTTCCAACACGTGGAAGGAGAGGACACCGgctgctggagagacagacacgtATGTACAACGTATGTAGCTTGGATACAGAACTACAATATGACCTGTAACTACGATACAGAACTACAATATGACCTGTAACTAGGATACAGAACTACAATGTGACCTGTAACTAGGATACAGAACTACAATGTGACGTGTAACTAGGATACAGAACTACAATGTGACCTGTAACTAGGATACAGAACTACAATATGACCTGTAACTAGGATACAGAACTACAATATGACCTGTAACTAGGATACAGAACTACAATATGACCTGTAACTAGGATACAGAACTACAATGTGACGTGTAACTAGGATACAGAACTACAATATGACCTGTAACTAGGATGCAGAACTACAATATGACCTGTAGCTAGGATACAGAACTACAATATGACCTGTAACTAGGATACAGAACTGCAATATGACCTGTAGGTAGAATACAGAACTACAATATGACCTGTAGCTGAAATATAGAACTACAATATGATTTAATAAGCTAAGATACAGAGAGCATTCCTAGGGAACATCAGCTGCTGCTGGGAAGGGAGTTAGAGATTTGTGCCTCCAAATTGTcatgtcttgtctgtgttttcccAGTCTCACACACGCAAGCGGGAAACCCACTCCTACAACAGCATTATGGGATGTGGAAGTGGAGCCCAGAgtgactgagagagagtgagggctcTGTGTCAACACAGAACAGCGTCGGCATCCATCTTGGCTCACAGGACTACAGAAAACGGACTACAAATCCCACATTCAGGAAACACAGATTCAGGAAAGACTACAGCTACACCTGTACCCTCTCTTGCACTCTCTCAgcttctgacccctgaccccccctcccaccagccATGACCCCGCACAGCGGCCCCCACCTCAACAAGGGGgcgctctgctcccctctcggAGCCGCCCGTCTCTCTCAGCTCGCCCTGGGCTGCGCCGTGGTCGCCATGGTGACGCACAGCGCCGGCTACAGCGGCTCGTACGGCGTGTTCTGCATGGCGGTGTGGTGCTTCTGCTTCGCCGTGACAACGCTGGTGTTCTTCCTGGACGCCACGCGGCTGCACACCTGCCTGCCCGTCTCCTGGGACAACCTGACAGTCGCCTTCGCCGCCCTGGCAACGCTCATGTGAGTGCGCGCGCCGTCCCTCTAAGTGCACCTCTGTTTACTGTTAGTACTGTGTTCTAGTACTAGTCAAGTACTGTCTAACTTTATTCATGTTAACAAATTCTTGTTATCATTTAAAGGGAAAAGGAAATCCAGGTCTGATTGGTTATTcatccaccccacctccccccctccctccctccctccctcccccccacctctccctccctcccccccacctctccccacctctcccctccctcccccctccctcccccaggtatGGGACAGCCTCGGTGGTGTACCCTGTGTTCTTTGTCCGCTCCGAGTGCCCGTACGCCGGCTGCGAGGTCCGGGACTTCCGCATCGCCGTGACGACCTGCTCCATCGCCGGGACGCTGGCGTACGGTGCCGAGGTGGTTCTGTCCAGAGCCCGGCCCGGACACACCGTGGTGGGATACATGGCTACGGTCTCCGGCCtgctcaaggtgtgtgtgtgtgtgtgtgagagagagagagagagagagagagagagagagagagaggttgtatgtgtgtgagagagagagagagagaggttgtatgtgtgtgagagagagagacagagagagagaggttgtatgtgtgtgagaggttgcgtgtgtgtgtgtgtgtgtgtgtgtgtgtgtgtgtgtgtgtgtgtgtgtgtgtgtgtgagagagagagaggttgtatgtgtgtgagaggttgcatgtgtgtgtgtgagagagagagagagagaggttgtatgtgtgtgagaggttgcgtgtgtgtgtgtatgtgtgtgtgtgtgagagagagagagagagagagagagagagagagagagagagagagagagagagagagagaggttgtatgtgtgtgagaggttgcatgtgtgtgtgtgtgagaggttgcatgtgtgtgtgtgagacagagagagaggttgcgtgtgtgtgagaggttgtgtgtgtgtgtgtgtgagagaggttgtgtgtgtgtgttcaggctgtctctaaccctccctcctctgtccaggTGGTCCAGGGCTTCGTGGCGTGCATCATCTTCGGCGCCCTCGCCAACGGCAGCGAGTACTCCCGCCACGCCGCCACCGTCTACTGCGTGGCCGTGTACGCCGCCTGCTTTGCCCTCACCACGCTGGTGGTGGTCCTCACTGTGTCCGGGCGTACCGGCGCCGTGCGCTGCCTGCCATTCGAGCGTCTGGTGGTGGCCTACACCCTCCTGGCCGTCCTGCTCTACCTCAGCGCCTCCGTGGTGTGGGCGGTGTTCTGCTTCGACAGGAAGTACGGTTCTCCGGAGCGGCCGGCGTGGTGCCCGCGGGGCCGCTGCGCTTGGGACAGCCAGGTGGTGGTGGCGGCGTTCAGCTACGTCAACCTGCTGCTCTACCTGACTGACCTCGCCTACTCCCAAAGGACACACctcatgctcacacactcaccccgcgTCTAGAGCCAGACCACCTGGGAACGGAACGGAATGGAAAACAATAGAATAGAATGGAACGGAACGGAAGATTGAAACGGAATGTCTGATGACAGAAGAGACTGAAAAGGAATTCTAAGGGACGGAATGAAGGAGAATGGAACTGATATGCAGAGAACAAGAGTTGAACAGAACTCTGTAACAACACACTCCGACGCAACAGGACAGAAATGGAGTATCAACAGAAGCATGTGGTTTGCCTCTAGTTGgtcgtgtacgtgtgtgtagtcTCATTTCAGGGGGCATGAATAAATAGCCAGTGTGGGTTGACTGCAGTGTTGTTCCAGGGTATGGCATGTGCAGCATGTCTGAGGAGTCCCGGCTGAGGGAGCGTGCATCAGCAGGCCAACCCTGGACTCTGACACTCTACCCCACAATCTGACCCCTCCTGGGGTCTGTCTGGGGaaataggagtgtgtgtgtgtgtgtgtgtgtgtgactagccAGCCACGCCCAAAACAGGCATCTCTGGTATCTTCTGCTAgatgaacccacacacacccatcacccctgacccaccctccacacacacacacacacacacattctcacacattcTCACAGTGTTAAGAGCTGACTCTTCTTCCAGTTCCAGAGCTCCAGACTACCACCCCTaccatcctcaccctcccccccccaccccccccactctGACTGGggtagatgggaggagagagtggcccCTCTGGATGCCAGCTGGTTGGAGCTCATTCCAGATTCCTGGGTTATTCTGGTATTTCTGGCAGCTCTGGACATTCCCTAtccaactctttctctccctcacacacacacacacacagagatgcacccacacacagacgcacacacacacagacacacacagacgcacacacacagacacacatacacacgcacacacaccttctcagccTCTCACCTGAATACTTTGTATTCACTCTTtgatggagggatgtggaggagtgaacagtgtgtgtgtgtgtgtttgtgtgtttgtgtgtgtgtgtgtgtgtgtgtgcgtgtgtgtggatgtgtggtcaGGAGAGAAGTTGCACCTGCTATGTGAGCCTGTGGGATTCCATCCTCAAAAGACGTATACTGTCATAAATAGCGCCATCTAGTGTTAAATATAAGAAGGCTTTTTGCTGTTCGTCACGCAGAACACACCAGACTGACcaaagtgtgtgttttctgattTACTGAATATATTGTAGACCTGAGggagtgttgtatgtgtgtgtgactacctCCTacatcatctacacacacacactctctcaaacacacacacacacacacacacaaacaccccctctcacacatcttgtctctcacacacacacacacacacacactcccccccctcctccactgtgtCCTGGTCCCAGTGAACAGCTGAGACAAGCGTCCATCACAGCCGTCCGATCTTGACTCTCCTGCTCGCGGCGGCGGAGGTGGACAGATGAGGACTGGCTTCTTGTCAGGATCAATCTGCCGCGGCTCCAGGGAACACATCTGTGACGTCACCCTGCCTGCCGACTGGCAGTCTATATCTGCTCCCTCTCGCAGCACTCGTCATcgggcgtgagtgtgtgtgtgtttgtgtgtgagagtgtgtgtgagagagtgattgtgtgtgtgagagagagagagagtgtgtttgtgtgtgtgtgtgagagtgtgtgtgtgagagcgagcgagagagttagattgtgtgtgtgtgtgtgtgtgtgtgagagagagaaagagagagagtgtgtttgtgtgtgtgagagtgtgtgagagcgagagagatagattgtgtgtgtgtgagagagtatgatagagagagactgtgtgtgaaagagagagagataaagaaaaaaagaaagaaagaaagaaagaatacatTAAGCTGTCAGGTTTTGGTTTATCAGAGAATACTGGTCCTTTTCAAGACCGTCACTGAAGTGTAGCGGCGCGTGGGCTGTGTCTAAATTAGCGTGACGGTCAAGAAGCACACCAATAACAATTAATGTGCTATTAAGGACTGTCTGAAAACAAATTGTCATTGATGTAAGTAATTAAGGAACCTTTAAAACAGCAACGTAACAATCTGGATGTCGGTTTTACATGACGAAAAGTAGTCATAACACTCAGTCAGTAAACATATCGAGACTGTAGCTCGATGTCTCTCGATATGAGACGAAAAAACTGTTGGTATTCCAGGAGCGTGCAGACAGACCTGTAGACAGCGCGCAAACTCGCTTTCCTAATGCCCGCGGCGCACCAGGCAGCATGAAGCGGAGTTCATTTAATTACTTGCGAGGACACAACCCGGGGAAGTTGTCGTTAACGCACAGTTAACGTCTGAATGAAAAGTAGTTTATGGCTGTCACGACCCCGTTGTCCTGTTATTGTATAGTACATTTTAATCTGGCGGCCACCGCGCAATTTCTCTGCGCGTTGAGGGGCAGCGAGGATGGGGTGAGGATGATGTACAGTTCACAGAGTACCTTGTATGCCTCCAgtcctcccttttctcctccctaTCTGAGCATTTTCTCTTTAATATTCGGCATAGGAGAGACAGATGAACGCCTCGAAGTGgaattgtctgtctgtcagtggtATTAGCTGTGTACTTCTTTCCCTGGCCAGACATTGCAGCCTAATCAGAGCGACACAGATCGGCTTCCACGGTTCGCCTAGgcaccccccgccctccctacaccccgctcccctc harbors:
- the LOC136965392 gene encoding myeloid-associated differentiation marker-like protein 2, with protein sequence MTPHSGPHLNKGALCSPLGAARLSQLALGCAVVAMVTHSAGYSGSYGVFCMAVWCFCFAVTTLVFFLDATRLHTCLPVSWDNLTVAFAALATLMYGTASVVYPVFFVRSECPYAGCEVRDFRIAVTTCSIAGTLAYGAEVVLSRARPGHTVVGYMATVSGLLKVVQGFVACIIFGALANGSEYSRHAATVYCVAVYAACFALTTLVVVLTVSGRTGAVRCLPFERLVVAYTLLAVLLYLSASVVWAVFCFDRKYGSPERPAWCPRGRCAWDSQVVVAAFSYVNLLLYLTDLAYSQRTHLMLTHSPRV